ccacatatctttacggctaaggaatgggaaatctttctcctgttacatgaatcaaatgtttcatttcatccgggaaaagccatccctttatcaacattgtctttgttatttgatccattcggaatgattttgaatatagatttattagtaaaaaaccttcacccaattttgaattgtcgaaacaagaactttacgtgagagtaTAAATTTTACAGGCGGCAACAGAATCGCACTTGGCCGCCCCGCGCCCCCTCCCCGCCCGCCCCCAGCACGCTCGGCCAAgacgccgaagctgcaaccacccCCCCCCAACGCCCCGCACGcccgccccgcccccccccccccgggcggTTTTTGTTGCCGCCTGACAACAGGTTGGCACTTGGCCGCCCTCCCCGCCCGCCCCCAGCACGCTCGGCCAAGACGCTGAAGCTGCAACCACCCCCCCCAACGCCCCGCACGCCCGCCccgcccccctccccccccccccccccccctccccaaaTAAGAGTAAGTCTGCCTTCCCCGCCCGCCCCCAGCACGCTCCCACCCCAACGCCCAGCACGCTCAGCACGCTCGGTTTTTGTTGCCGCCTGACAACAGGTTGGCACTTGGCCGCCCTCCCCGCCCGCCCCCAGCACGCTCGGCCAAgacgccgaagctgcaaccacccCCCCCCAACGCCCCGCACGcccgccccgcccccccccccccccgggcggTTTTTGTTGCCTCCTGACAACAGGTTGGCACTTGGCCGCCCTCCCCGCCCGCCCCCAGCACGCTCGGCCAAgacgccgaagctgcaaccacccCCCCCAACGCCCAGCACGCTCGGTTTTTGTTGCCGCCTGACAACAGGTTGGCACTTGGCCGCCCTCCCCGCCCGCCCCCAGCACGCTCAGCCAAgacgccgaagctgcaaccacccCCCCCCAACGCCCCGCACGcccgccccgcccccccccccccccccccgggcggTTTTTGTTGCCGCCTGACAACAGGTTGGCACTTGGCCGCCCTCCCCGCCCGCCCCCAGCACGCTCGGCCAAgacgccgaagctgcaaccacccCCCCCAACGCCCAGCACGCTCGGTTTTTGTTGCCGCCTGACAACAGGTTGGCACTTGGCCGCCCTCCCCGCCCGCCCCCAGCACGCTCGGCCAAgacgccgaagctgcaaccacccccccccccgggcACGCACGCCCGCcccgacccccccccccccccccggggcAACCACCCCCCCCAACGGAACGCACGCCCGCCCCGCcccgccccgccccccccccccccccccccctccccaaaTAAGAGTAAGTCTGCCTTCCCCGCCCGCCCCCAGCACGCTCCCACCCCAACGCCCAGCACGCTCAGCACGCTCGGTTTTTGTTGCCGCCTGACAACAGGTTGGCACTTGGCCGCCCTCCCCCAGCACGCTCGGCCAAgacgccgaagctgcaaccacccCCCCCCAACGCCCCGCACGcccgccccgcccccccccccccccccccgggcggTTTTTGTTGCCGCCTGACAACAGGTTGGCACTTGGCCGCCCTCCCCGCCCGCCCCCAGCACGCTCGGCCAAGACGCCGAAGCTACAACCACCCCCCCCAACGCCCAGCACGCTCGGTTTTTGTTGCCGCCTGACAACAGGTTGGCACTTGGCCGCCCTCCCCGCCCGCCCCCAGCACGCTCGGCCAAgacgccgaagctgcaaccacccCCCCCCAACGCCCCGCACGcccgccccgcccccccccccccccccccccccccggcggTTTTTGTTGCCTCCTGACAACAGGTTGGCACTTGGCCGCCCTCCCCGCCCGCCCCCAGCACGCTCGGCCAAggcgccgaagctgcaaccacccCCCCCAACGCCCAGCACGCTCGGTTTTTGTTGCCGCCTGACAACAGGTTGGCACTTGGCCGCCCTCCCCGCCCGCCCCCAGCACGCTCGGCCAAgacgccgaagctgcaaccacccCCCCCCCAACGCCCCGCACGcccgccccgccccccccccccccccccgggcggTTTTTGTTGCCGCCTGACAACAGGTTGGCACTTGGCCGCCCTCCCCGCCCGCCCCCAGCACGCTCGGCCAAgacgccgaagctgcaaccacccCCCCCCAACGCCCCGCACGcccgccccgccccccccccccccccgggcaCGCACGCCCGCCccgacccccccccccccggggcAACCACCCCCCCCAACGGAACGCACGCCCGCCccgccccaccccaccccccccccccccaaataagAGTAAGTCTGCCTTCCAGGCAAACCATCTCTTCTGCCCCCTCCCCACCCGCCGTCGCCCCCcctccacacccccccccccccccccccccccgggtaCAAAAAATAAGTTCGTATGAAAATAGCTGCTGATGATAAACAAATTTTACCTTTTGATTGTTATATTCCAGCTTCGTAGGCACAATGTTTTCGACTTTCTGTATCCTTAGGCTCTATGATGATTGTAGCTATCATGTTACATTTTGCAATGTACTAATGATTCCTACTCTATCAAGTCTAGACACAAGTGCAACATTTTTAGCATTGTTAAAGTCATTAAAGTAATGACTTATAACCATAATATGCTTACATTCATATTAGAAGAACATGCTCATTTCATTATTCTTTTTCATGTTTCATTACTTCTGACATCTAGTAGATCTCACTCACTAATATGAACCTTAAATTATGATTAGTTCACTGTGATAATTTATATTCCATGTTTAAGCATGGTATCACAACCCAAGGTTGCTCGACCATCTAGTGATGCCCCAAATTGTAGCCAGTAATCAGATGTTGCTTCTCCACCTAGCAAAATTGCCGTGGGTGGAAAGGCTCCACTCTTGCGAAAGTGCACACCTGTCTCAGATGAGATCGAGGTTAGTTTGCTATGTGGAAATTTCTGTACATGTCTTTTTTACTTCAAAAGATTTAACTATCATTCTATAAACTAGATTAATAAAGGTAACATCAACTTTCTTTTTTCCATGGTTGTGTGCGCTTTGTAAGAAGTGACTTTACTCTCATAACTTTGTCTGCGTGCAATAAGATTAATCATGGTACTGATGTAGTGGGTGGAGGCTCAGAAAGAGTAATCACATGGTGAACTCTTTATTCCTAATCTATTCCAGCCTATAATTCTATTTAAGGTGTACCATTTGCATTTCACAGCAGAATTAACCAGTCCATGTACCATTAGTTCAGAGTTCACACCTGCTGTCTTAGATTAGACTTTCCTTCCCTACCATTAACTCAGTCATTAAAGAAGTGTTTCTTGGTTAGTTCCACTTGTATTAATCATCTTGATCTCCTGTGTTCTATATATGGTAGGCATATCTTTTTTCTTCTGGTTGATTAGGAGTCTTTCAAATCTTTCAATATTGTGCATTACGTGGGGATAGGAGCACGTAAGAAACACTAATATcgatcattcttttttttttctttttgttaaggGTAAGTGGTGAAAATAGGATTTGAACTAATGAGTCAATTCATCAGTCTTTGTCGCTCTACGAAAGAAACCTGCCTTATGTTGGCCATTTTGAACTGCACATCATTGCTTTACAATTAATCAGTAAGGATTGATCGGATTAACTGGGCAAACCTTGAGGGAGAACACAAGAGACATGCGGTGTCTTTGGGCATATTTCATAATGGTAGAAATTGTGTACATTGGTTGTGTTGTCTGTGGACATATTTCAAATGCATGATCGGATGCAATAAAATCTCTTATTTGCCGTAATTTTTTTGTTGCTTGCAAGTTTGTTATGGCCCAAATGGCAACAGGCGACGCCCAGAATTGGTATCGGTTGACAGAGTGGTTTAGGCTCATGCACACTATCTATGTGGAGTTGTTAAAGTAGACCATATGAGCTAATTATACGAATACTAGCAAGGGTGGCATTTCTTGATCACCAAGCTGATGTAAATATAACATGTTGGCCAGATTGATTCGTATTATATTGATTTTGACTCAATTAATATGTCAATCGAGGTCGACTTTACATAAATCACATGTTTgatccaaactaatcctaattatatttgTTTGGTAATCAGGGTGGAGCTTGGTACAATTTGTTTAATGTATATTTGTGAGGCCTAATTATAGATTACTATACGTACTTAGCTACTTTAGTATTCCGATCCTTATACTTTAAAGAGTTATATTAGTATCCCTATAATTACGAAGCTGAAACATTTAAGTTTATTTACCTTAACGTTGTCGGTTTTATCAACGTTAATGTATATTTTGTTGCCCCCTGAAATAGATTGGCACTTGGCCGCCCCTGTCGATACTCACACCAGATCTAAAAACTCTTGTACTGCTTTCTCGCTTCCTTGGTCTCGCTCGTTCTTTGATTACTAACTCAAAGTATGCTATACCTTGCTTCTAGCCTTGCTTTATTTACTTGCTTATGAGCCTGACACTACTTGCTATAACATTTTGCTTTGACCAGAAAAATGCTTCCGATCCGTGACCCCGAGTACATCTTCGACCAGTCTTCGAACGAGCAACTTGAGTTCAaccctcatcttcttcttcccaacAGCTCCTGCTTCCCCTCCTCCACACCGACAATCTTTTGTCCCGATGGCTTTCGTGATCTCTTCTTAGCCTCCGCCAATATCGGCATCGCGAATGCGGCTCCAACATCTACTCGGCCAAGCCTTCCTCTTGGTGATTCAGCCACATCGGTGGAGAGGCAGGAAGGCGACGACAGTCGTAGCCGCAAAAGGGCTCTGAGGAAATGCAGGCACAGCAAGATAGTTACCGCAAATGGGCCGAGGGATCGAAGGATGAGGCTCTCCATCGATGTGGCACGGAGCTTTTTCCGACTGCAGGACACGCTCGGCTTCGACAAGGCCAGCAAGACAGTGCAATGGCTGCTCACCGTGTCCAAAGCTGCCATCGAAGAGCTCGGCACCCTTTCCTCAGCCGAACATAGCGGTTGCAGCAACCGAAGCCCGAAAAGTGAATCATCCGCTTTGGTATGCCAGGATTCGTCCGCTATTTCTAGCTCCAAGAACAAGTCCTCCACCGTGACCGTTGCAGCCAGGGAAGTAAAGAAGAGCAAAGCCAGAAAAGGAGGTGTTAAGCCATCGAGGAAGGTGGAGTACCACTCAGCGCTTGCGAGGGAGTCGAGGGCCAAGGCAAGGGCGAGAGCAAGAGAGAGGACGAGGGAGAAGCAAAGGATGACTTCCTTGGATATCATCAAGGAAGAAACAAGCTTGAACAATATGAACTCATTGATGGAGTTTGCTAATATAGAGGAAGACGAATCTTGCGCACCGAACTGGTGCTTGAACGTAGCCAGCGACACAGCCGCAGCCTATGAAGTCCCAGTGATAGGTGGACCAGTGCTGATTCCGGTCTTTGAGAATAGCCAGGATACCACGGCAATTAATGACGCAGGTGGCATCTTCGAAGAAGAGTGGGACGTGGACGCACTTTCCTTGTACTTGACATCGCTGGAATCTGTAATAACGCAAACCCCTTAATTATCATTGTAGTTCTGTTTCGTCTTCTTTGCTAGTTTGATATGTGTGCTGTTCCTTTTTTCGTTAATTTCGAATTGCTTTTCTATAGTAGGGACATGTTTCTACTACAACTAAGATTCAGTTATCTCCCTGTAACCACACACTCATGCCTTCAACTAGTAGAATGAACGGCTTCCATATGACTCAATCCGGACGAAGAAGTAACTGGGGTGACTAAGGAAACCTCGAGTTCATATTGGCCATGGGTTTAGAACGGGAATGGAACTCTCTGAGATATAATCTCCCATTGTTCCTCGAATCGATAGCTCAGTGGTAGAAAGCTCGGCAGTTAACCGACTCATCATAGGTTCGAATCGGGGATATTTGATTCATTCCGAATTCCAGAATAAAGAATGTCAGAATTAAAGGGTTCGCTTTGACCGTTAAGAGTAGCggtttctattgcattctatctcatcgtaGCCCATTCTTTCTGCGCCTTGGAGAAAGTTCAAACAAGAGAAGAGAAGGGCGAGTATTGAAGCAGGCCTTCGCCTTCTTTTGAGCTAGCCGAAAGGAAGAAAGCAGACCCAGACGAAAAGCGGTTTGATTGACCCTTCTCTATACATTGAAGCAGGCCTTCGCCTTCCTCTTGTCATTGCTACTCAATCAGACAATCCAGTCCCTACCTCTGTCAGCGAGCTCGCTCAAAAGAAGGATTGTTAGGCTGTGTAACTACTACAGCTAGGATAAGCAAGCCCATCTCTTTCCATGTAAGTGAGAGTGCTAAACCTAACCTAAACGCCTTAAGCCCATTCAGTTGGATAGAAAAGGACATCCCTATCCTCTGATTTAGGCTCTAAAGAAAGACACAACTAGTCATTTTGTGTCCCAGTATAGACTTCTTTTTCAAGCCAGTAAAAATACCTCCATCTCCCATCTAGCGATGAGACCTTCTGTCCTTACCTATTGGAAACTTCACTTTCTTAACGTCTTGTTGCTGACTTCCTTACTGCATCATCTGATCTCGTCGTCAAGAACTCGAATTGCTAGAGTGGGATAATCCGTTTAGTTACAAGCCTCCGGTATGTCTTAATTAGTTCCCCAACTCTACTACCCTTTAACATAAAGCAAGCCAATAACCTCTCTCCACTTATATAAGCAGGGACACTCAAACTTCCACTTTCAACAAAGAATGAATTTGATCTATCAAGTGCAGAAGATCGGATTGCTTAACGACCTAACCTCTGATTCCATAACTGCTGTTGACACTTGCACTCAACTTTCCTATCCTTTTGGCGACCTCGACTGCGGACTCTTCACTTGCAGAAGCGCTTGCTTGATACCCGCCAACACCTTTCTTTAGCACAGATCCTGTTTCTGGTATCGTTGACTTCACTCTCACGGATTcttctcctggacttgcaactctAATAGTAAATTCCGCTGCTGATTCTCGAACTGCTGACTCACTAattgattccttgactacaaagctACCAGCTAACTCACGACTTCTTACTGCTGGCACAAACTCATGTTCGCCCCTTTCAGAATGGAATTGGAAATACTAATCTCTACCGCCCTCCGTTAGCACAACACGTTGAGCTCTGTAAGCGCACCTTTCCTTTCTAAAGCCTAAGTTTGTTTCTGGAACTCTATCACTTGTTCTTGCGCCGAGTCAAACAGTAATTGAATCTTGAGATGAGAGTGCAGAAGATCGGATTGCCACAACTCTCACTCTAACTAACACCGGTGAACAAAGTAAAGTCTAGCTTCTGCTTCAAAGCCAGTACTTGTTTCTTGTGCCGAGTCAACTCAAACAGAATTATGACTTAATGGAAATTGAACTGATGCCCGAACACTAGTTGTTGCTTGGGTGGCTTGCCCCTGTTCTTGTTAGAGTGGAAAGGGTGTTGGACCTATACGTAATTGCTAGCGCATACAGTAGTTAGTTGCAAAATAAGAATATATGGAGGGCCCTTATAATAATTGCTAGCGCATTAACTTAATTACAAAGAAACCTAACCTTAGGGCCATAATACTTAATTGGTACCGCATCTTGTGTTACACTTAGAATGAAACTATGAGGTACGATGTAGCGCATTCCTTTAATAGGGAAGCTTACTTGCTCATAACTCATTAACAAGTCTTGTGTTTGTAGTATAAGCTTGTTGATTCCACTAGCTAAGCCACTATTACAGTGGGAGACAATAAGGCAACACCGAGCCAATAAGGAATTTAAGAATTTGACTATTAGAAGAATTGGACTATTAAGTATAGGAGAGTCAGAAAAAGTAGAAAAGGAGTATACATGGGCCAGGGTAGAAAATGAGTCTACATGGGCCAGGGTATCAATATCAAATAGTAATCAATAAGATAGGTGGGTTAGTAATCAATAAGATTGGTAGGTAGGAAAGGGATACAATGTATTGAGATACCCCTATGATGTTTCATTCAGAAATTCCCCttataattagtttcattctTTATTAGTAGCCATAGGTATAGTATGGTAGTCCAGAGCCATTACTTTATTTGTAACCAGAGGATGGGTAGGCAATAGCAGAAGATTGGTCATATCATATCCCTTACTTATTTACCAATACCTCGGAAGTAGAGAGGTCGGGTGCCCAAACACCAAACACTGGACTTGGTAATAAAGGAAGGAACCATAAAGATGTTAGGAATAAATGCATTATAAGGACAATTTCCTAGTTTCCATCATCTATTTCCCATCCAACCACTACAGTGATGTGATAATGCATTTTTAGTGTATACCTTGAACCAGGAGTGAAATCAGATCTTTCTTCCCTTGCCTTTGAACTAGCTTCTGCAACTTACTATAGGGGCCTCGCCTGTACTTTACTCTGCAAATAGAGATAGGAGCCTCATTAAGTTAGCATAGAGGATCAAGCAGGGCTTTCTACAGAGTTGGGGAGAGCCAAGTAACTGGGCAAGTCTGATCCCTTATTCTTATTAGTAGAAGACCTTTGTCTTAGATTGGTTCGATACCATGCTTGGATTGGAGAATTACCTGTGACCTGGACCTGGCAATACACTTCTAGAAGAGAGAGGTCGGCAGCCAATAAGAAATAAGAATAGAGTGGACGGAGAACCCTACTGACAACAAATAAAGAATACAGGTTGACTCTCTTATATACAAGATATACTTGGGCAATAAAGAGTTCTCTACTGGGGAACTAAAGATCCAAGTGTGACGTTTATCATTGCTTAACAAAAGCCCACCCGTTCTAGACTAAGTTGAATCTGTCCTTGTTGAATCAGAGAGAGAATCTACAGTGCCAAAGTAAGCACCAGTTAGAGTTGAGTCTACAGGTTAGGAATAAAGATCTTCAGCATCAATTAGTTATTAAAGTCGAGCAAGAGGCGAGGTATAAGCACTAAACTAACTGAGTTTCAAGCAGTTCGCGTTCTAGTCTTCATCCCGAGTTTCATCCTATTAGAATGCAATTTCAAGCGGGTTTTATCTCTTCCTAGGTCATTTACAATAAAACATAAGTTCTGTTCTAGTTCATTTTTTGCCTATATCTTTAGGGCATTAATTAAGTGCACAAGCCTTAGTTATAACGAGCCAATTCTATCAAGTAGTAAAGTCAGATCTATCAAGTAGGCAAGTCAGAATGAAACCTGTAAAGACGACTCAGAATTGAACTAACTCATTAAAGAATTGAACTAAGTTGGCAAGTAGGAAAGTCAGAGACAAGCTACTACCGGAAGGTATCAAACAAAAGAAGTAGGTTCGGGAAATGATTAAGTGTGGCAATGGTAAGAATTGACACTCACAACTTAGTACTAAGTGACTAAAGGATAGATCTAGCGAATCTGTAGTTTCGTAGTCTTGTTTCAAAAGAGACAGTTCGAGTTATAGCAGATAGAAGTAAATCCAAGATTCTCTGTTCTTACACCAAATGATCAAGATGCCAAGAGATATGGGGGAATTATTACTGAAATGTTCATAAAATGTCTCTATGCGAGCCGAGCCTGACAAATCCTAAGGTAAGGTTTCGCATGATAGGTTCCATCACGTCTTCTATGAAGAGTATCCACCTCTTATATGCGGAGTCTATTACTTGTTTCAACTGCTTCCTCACCGAAACCTCTCTCGTCGACTCTACTCGCCTCGTCGCCCCCCGTTAGTGTCCAAAGATACTCTACTTTAACTCGCACAATGAAACTGATTCACTTACCGACACACAAGAAAAGAAATACAATCAATTGACCCAACACCGAGCTCACCCCCGGCCTATGATCCTTATAAAGCAGATGCTTCTTCTCGCTTGAACAACATCTTTATCTCGTCTCTTTCTCTTGTCTTGCTTAGCGCTTGCCTGACCTCTGAAGTTCATAATTAGTTggaatatctctcttattgagtactTCTTGCACAAGATATAGAAAAATGTAAAGATACCGGATTTTCGCCAAGCACCCGAAGtaataagtataataaattaGTATTTGTATAATAGTAAGAATTTCATTAACAGATCTACATTTCCTACCGCCGGACATAGTTCAAGTGTGATTCGTATGTTTGTTTTCTACCTTCCCTTCCAATTCAACTAGAAAGTCATATAGTAAGTAGTTCCGGTGTGATTATTACTCGTACGTTTGATACCTTAATTCGATCTTGAACACATAACaagtaataaataaataagaactcGTTATTCCGGCTTATTCCGAGTTATTCCGGAGTCCTCATTAAGCCTAAGTCAACTTATTAAtatttttgataggcaataggaaCCCTACCTATACTAGGCACCTGTGGATCTGAAGTAAACAATGAATTCATTTGATCTTCAGTAAAAGTAGAAACAGGATAAGGTACTGGCTTTGATTGAAGCAGGAATAAGATAAGGAGAAAGAGCAGTTCGGTATCCgggtgtaataataataataataattattattattattatatatatatatatatatatatatctttggatccgtgtaatgagaatcggatcgtgatgagatcacgataatgagactgattcgcctttaaacacagatcctgaaTAATCCCCCGATCATaacttactcgagagagacatcaagataaccggacatactaatgtgttgtatactcgttcatatgatgAATGCATCTAGTCTCATAAttactcgtgtggagacactagagatataatactagtgctcattggggaatgagtttattaattgatctgcttacgaaatgttgaatggttgatgatgtcttactgtcagacaacgatttcatagtctcggtgatgtatctggtccttagacttgagataccaaggatgtactatataagtgcttcactctttgataccaaacttataagtttggatgtctTAGATATAGCACAGCTGattatcgagagtggtagtcaaccttacgagagttattgagtgtcgatagaggatcatccactctcggtgtcatgagaggaatgtctcatatgttcttactcagacaaattcttggctaaggtcattcggattgagagagaaagtttTCTAGGACAATCCGATtacagcgagactcgagtagaaaccgtatgggtctgacagtatcatgtccggtatacggtctttgagatattaaatagataatggactataggtacatggtaattgaggacaaacaagtctaatggattagattcccttgtatcgtctgatgACTACGGGCGTAATGacatagtacgtccgcaatcgatgagttgagtgaattattatagagataataattcattgagctataaggagttttgacaggtatgactcacggtcaactCGATATTCGGCAtagatggtcacacacatatgatagacattgtgatgagtaaaaattcggatatgagatatccgccgagccattgtcttattggatatccaataagttcatgaattattgaatctgttagaacccttacagattctaaacttggggttgatctctttagggtatcggcctccttggaactctataggggttcctccctccaagttgctgctcaaaggctgcagaaaagattcatctattgcttctcaaaagaggatgaatacatagctatttatagggtttctaaaccctaactcctaataggactcctactcaagagtcctactcaattaagactcctactcaagactcataataggactcctcaagagtcctactcaattaagactcctactcaagactcctattcctttacaactcctaattcttctctaagaaataaactcctaacagaatgtccattttaattaggactctcctagttagagtcctaacagagtgtccctctcaattaggactctcctagctagagtcctaatagaatgtccctctcaattaggactctcctagctagagtcctaacagacccgccctcttcaaatcagccttgtcctcaaggctgagattccatgaactcagggaaccgggtcttcagctcctcatatggttcccatgtggcgtcttcaagtggtagattattccaatgcactagtacttcagtagagggatgtcggcgacgcatcacgatcctgcgatcgaggatggcctgtggttgggcttgaataactccatcctcagttgtgttgggcacttggatctggggtgactcgtgttctcccaacttgggctttaggcatgatacgtggaagacagggtgaattttggcatcctcatgtaatttaagtctgtacgccacggctccaatacgctctgtgatctgataggacccataaaaacgtggggatagcttcattgaggctcgagtgttgatagaga
This Musa acuminata AAA Group cultivar baxijiao chromosome BXJ1-2, Cavendish_Baxijiao_AAA, whole genome shotgun sequence DNA region includes the following protein-coding sequences:
- the LOC135613528 gene encoding transcription factor TEOSINTE BRANCHED 1-like yields the protein MPQIVASNQMLLLHLAKLPWVERLHSCESAHLSQMRSRKMLPIRDPEYIFDQSSNEQLEFNPHLLLPNSSCFPSSTPTIFCPDGFRDLFLASANIGIANAAPTSTRPSLPLGDSATSVERQEGDDSRSRKRALRKCRHSKIVTANGPRDRRMRLSIDVARSFFRLQDTLGFDKASKTVQWLLTVSKAAIEELGTLSSAEHSGCSNRSPKSESSALVCQDSSAISSSKNKSSTVTVAAREVKKSKARKGGVKPSRKVEYHSALARESRAKARARARERTREKQRMTSLDIIKEETSLNNMNSLMEFANIEEDESCAPNWCLNVASDTAAAYEVPVIGGPVLIPVFENSQDTTAINDAGGIFEEEWDVDALSLYLTSLESVITQTP